The Erigeron canadensis isolate Cc75 chromosome 4, C_canadensis_v1, whole genome shotgun sequence genome window below encodes:
- the LOC122597383 gene encoding pollen-specific leucine-rich repeat extensin-like protein 3: MDSRVFVLVILALLTTTPIEGMINRKLNDATTTVTKDDQIKCGGCPCNNPCYPTTASPPPPSPPPPSPPPAPKLPTPTPGLNCPPPPTTTTGGGYAFSPPEYIYTTGPPGNVYPTNPYFSGAHRNLWAGPPLLMIFGLLVSVVSIFSLR; encoded by the coding sequence ATGGATTCACGGGTTTTTGTCTTGGTCATACTAGCATTATTAACTACAACTCCTATCGAAGGAATGATCAATCGAAAACTCAACGACGCCACCACTACTGTCACCAAAGACGACCAAATAAAATGTGGTGGTTGTCCATGTAACAATCCATGTTACCCTACTACTGCTAGcccaccgccaccatcaccaccaccaccgtcgccaCCACCAGCACCCAAATTGCCGACTCCAACCCCCGGACTAAACTGTCCACCCCCACCAACAACCACCACCGGAGGTGGATATGCATTCTCACCTCCGGAATATATCTACACCACTGGTCCACCGGGAAATGTTTATCCTACTAATCCGTATTTCTCCGGTGCCCACCGTAACTTATGGGCTGGGCCACCGCTTCTGATGATATTTGGATTATTAGTTAGTGTTGTATCAATTTTTAGTTTACGTTAA
- the LOC122595958 gene encoding uncharacterized protein LOC122595958: MSVNISKTILVLTTIFSLFQGLVYASSPHVISFRSPNLYPESVTYDRISQHFIVGSLRHPTILSVSDAGVVSTLVFDESLPANSSFLGVTVDVTYNRMLAVVYRHSEPSNCALAAYDLRAPHKRLFLATLYDSASSISGAGANDVAVDFSGNAFVTNSASNLIWKVDLEGKASVLSKSKAFTKTPVPDTPYSGCGLNGIGYVSKGYLLVTQSNTGKLYKVDSEDGTARIVQLNRELIAPDGLAIRRDGVLLVVSQHKLYFIKSDDSWSEGVVYDETALDTESFPTSVTVGAENRAYVLYGHVKEGISGNSQRDRFSILEVRSEDESGVEAVWVYVLIGFGLLYFFVWRFQMRQLFTNMNKKVA, encoded by the coding sequence ATGTCTGTTAACATATCCAAAACTATACTCGTATTAACCACAATTTTTAGCCTTTTTCAAGGATTAGTATATGCAAGCTCTCCACATGTAATCAGTTTCCGTTCACCCAACCTTTACCCAGAGTCTGTAACATATGACCGAATAAGCCAGCACTTCATTGTAGGGTCCCTGCGTCACCCGACCATCCTATCTGTATCTGATGCCGGTGTAGTAAGCACCCTAGTTTTTGACGAATCCCTCCCTGCCAACTCATCTTTCCTTGGTGTCACTGTAGATGTCACTTATAACCGTATGCTAGCAGTGGTCTACCGCCATTCAGAACCTTCCAACTGTGCCCTTGCCGCTTATGACTTACGTGCCCCCCATAAACGCCTCTTTCTTGCCACTCTCTATGACTCTGCATCCTCCATTTCAGGAGCTGGAGCCAATGACGTTGCTGTTGATTTCTCAGGCAATGCGTTTGTGACCAACTCTGCCAGCAATTTGATATGGAAGGTGGATCTTGAAGGCAAAGCTTCTGTATTATCTAAATCTAAAGCCTTTACGAAAACACCTGTCCCTGACACACCCTACAGTGGATGTGGCCTCAATGGTATTGGTTATGTTAGCAAAGGGTACCTTCTTGTTACACAATCAAACACaggaaagttatataaagttgactCCGAAGATGGAACCGCAAGAATAGTTCAATTAAACCGTGAATTGATAGCACCCGATGGCCTTGCCATTAGACGTGATGGTGTTCTATTGGTGGTGTCACAACATAAACTATATTTTATCAAGAGTGATGATAGTTGGAGTGAAGGTGTGGTCTATGACGAGACTGCCCTTGACACGGAGAGTTTCCCAACCTCAGTGACTGTAGGAGCAGAGAACAGGGCGTATGTGTTATATGGTCATGTGAAAGAGGGTATTTCGGGGAATTCACAAAGAGATCGGTTTAGTATATTGGAGGTAAGGTCGGAGGACGAGAGTGGAGTTGAGGCCGTTTGGGTGTATGTATTGATTGGGTTTGGTTTGCTCTATTTCTTTGTCTGGAGGTTTCAAATGCGTCAACTTTTCACAAACATGAACAAGAAAGTCGCGTAA
- the LOC122598222 gene encoding auxin efflux carrier component 3-like: MISGHDFYTVMAAMVPLYVAMILAYGSVRWWKIFSPDQCSGINRFVAIFAVPLLSFHFISLNNPYEMNFRFIAADTLQKIIMLVVLGFWAKFAKNGSLEWMITIFSLSTLPNTLVMGIPLLIAMYGEYSGSLMVQVVVLQCIIWYTLLLFLFEFRGAKILIMEQFPETAGSIVSFKVESDVVSLDGHDFLETDAEIGDDGKLHVRVRKSNVSRRSVGLNGMTPRPSNLTGAEIYSLSSSRNQTPRGSNFNHSDFYSMMGFPGGRLSNFGPADMYSVQSSRGPTPRPSNFEESTAPGPLNSPKFGSYPAPNPEITSMVPKTTKGMQMQQNGPQNKAKNDDKELHMFVWSSSTSPVSDVGGLHVFGGTEQSGQPDHDDAKEIRMVVSSDQHETKGPREFKRDEFSFGGGDDDEEREKEGSVGLTKLGSSSTAELGPKEVTVLGGNAGKQMPPASVMTRLILIMVWRKLIRNPNTYSSLIGLIWSLVSFRWHVAMPKIIEKSISILSDAGLGMAMFSLGLFMALQPKIIACGNSVAAFSMAIRFLTGPAVMAAASLIVGLRGTLLHVAIVQAALPQGIVPFVFAKEYNVHPAILSTAVIFGMLIALPITLVYYILLGL, translated from the exons ATGATTAGTGGGCATGATTTCTACACTGTCATGGCAGCCATGGTCCCTTTATACGTTGCCATGATTCTTGCTTACGGTAGTGTAAGGTGGTGGAAAATCTTTTCACCCGATCAATGCTCCGGTATAAACCGTTTTGTCGCTATTTTCGCGGTCCCGTTACTCTCGTTTCACTTCATTTCATTAAACAATCCTTACGAAATGAACTTTCGGTTCATCGCGGCCGATACACTTCAAAAAATAATCATGTTAGTCGTACTCGGCTTTTGGGCAAAATTCGCGAAAAATGGTAGTCTTGAATGGATGATTACCATTTTTTCGCTTTCTACGCTACCCAATACTTTAGTTATGGGTATTCCTTTACTTATTGCTATGTACGGGGAATACTCCGGATCTTTGATGGTTCAG GTTGTGGTGCTTCAATGTATCATATGGTACACAttactattatttttgtttgagttTCGTGGGGCGAAAATACTAATAATGGAACAATTCCCGGAAACAGCGGGGTCGATTGTGTCGTTTAAAGTAGAGTCGGATGTGGTGTCATTAGATGGACATGATTTTTTGGAAACGGATGCGGAAATTGGGGATGATGGGAAGCTTCATGTGAGGGTGAGGAAATCGAATGTTTCGAGAAGGTCGGTCGGGCTAAACGGAATGACTCCACGGCCGTCGAATTTAACCGGGGCGGAAATTTATAGTTTGAGTTCGTCTAGAAATCAGACTCCAAGAGGGTCGAATTTTAATCATTCGGATTTTTATTCTATGATGGGGTTTCCGGGTGGGAGGTTATCGAATTTTGGTCCAGCTGATATGTACTCTGTTCAGTCGTCGAGGGGTCCAACCCCTCGACCATCTAATTTCGAAGAGAGTACGGCTCCTGGACCGTTAAACTCTCCAAAATTTGGATCTTATCCTGCTCCAAATCCGGAGATAACTTCAATGGTTCCAAAGACCACAAAAGGAATGCAGATGCAACAAAATGGGCCACAAAATAAGGCCAAAAATGACGACAAAGAGCTTCATATGTTCGTGTGGAGCTCAAGTACTTCACCCGTTTCTGATGTGGGCGGGCTTCATGTTTTTGGTGGTACGGAACAATCGGGTCAACCCGATCACGATGATGCTAAAGAAATCCGAATGGTTGTCTCTTCCGATCAACATGAAACTAAAG GGCCCCGGGAATTCAAGCGAGATGAATTCAGTTTCGGCGGTGGAGATGACGATGAAGAGAGGGAAAAAGAGGGTTCGGTTGGGCTAACAAAACTCGGTTCAAGCTCAACCGCGGAGCTCGGTCCAAAAGAGGTTACGGTTCTTGGAGGGAATGCCGGAAAACAAATGCCACCAGCAAGTGTTATGACCCGATTGATACTAATCATGGTTTGGAGGAAACTTATTCGAAACCCGAATACATATTCTAGTCTCATTGGTCTAATTTGGTCACTTGTTTCATTCAG GTGGCATGTGGCTATGCCAAAAATAATAGAGAAATCTATTTCTATACTTTCGGATGCTGGTCTTGGAATGGCTATGTTTAGTTTAG GTTTGTTTATGGCACTTCAACCAAAGATAATAGCGTGTGGAAATTCCGTTGCTGCCTTTTCAATGGCTATTAGATTTTTAACGGGACCAGCCGTGATGGCGGCTGCTTCCCTTATCGTTGGCCTCCGTGGTACCCTCCTCCATGTCGCCATCGTACAG GCCGCACTTCCACAAGGAATTGTACCATTTGTTTTCGCTAAGGAATACAATGTTCATCCAGCAATTCTCAGCACTGC GGTGATATTTGGAATGTTGATTGCATTGCCCATAACTCTAGTGTACTACATTCTTCTTGGCTTGTGA
- the LOC122597917 gene encoding dnaJ homolog subfamily B member 6-A, protein MEMDSSQGSNNLSYYNILGVSMDSSDDQIRRAYRKLAMQWHPDKWTKNPSHLGKAKHKFQQIQEAYSVLSDKKKRSIYDVGLYDPQDEVDEGFADFLQEMSSLMENVKKEEKKYSFGEIQDMFWDMARSFNCSDTFGFDDNVGSYEEPLWSQGMFGWDDYSRSSKRARANTCPLPQFHDPGMSRRETKCV, encoded by the exons ATGGAAATGGATTCGAGTCAAGGATCTAATAATCTGTCGTACTACAATATCCTCGGCGTGTCTATGGATTCCTCCGACGACCAAATTCGGCGTGCTTACCGTAAACTTGCTATG CAATGGCATCCTGATAAATGGACAAAGAATCCGTCACATTTAGGAAAAGCTAAACATAAATTTCAACAAATTCAAGAAGCTTATTCAG TGTTATCGGATAAAAAGAAGAGGTCAATATATGATGTTGGATTGTATGATCCTCAAGATGAGGTTGATGAG GGCTTTGCTGATTTTCTACAAGAGATGTCATCTTTAATGGAAAATGTAAAGAAAGag GAGAAAAAGTATAGCTTTGGGGAGATTCAAGATATGTTTTGGGACATGGCGCGGAGTTTTAATTGTTCCGATACTTTTGGTTTTGATGACAATGTTGGTTCGTATGAAGAGCCACTTTGGTCACAAGGAATGTTTGGTTGGGATGATTATTCTAGAAGTTCAAAGAGAGCTCGAGCCAACACGTGTCCATTGCCGCAGTTTCATGATCCAGGCATGAGCAGGCGAGAGACAAAATGTGTATAG
- the LOC122598385 gene encoding probable aquaporin NIP4-2, giving the protein MSTKENRGLEEGRNPKGQYSPRRHEGSGLCSSPEVVVLTQKVFAETVGTYFLIFIGCGTFVVDKRYGSIITFPGMCVAWGLIIMVMVYSVGHISGAHLNPSVTITFAIFRQFPYKQVPLYIAAQLLGSILASVTLYMLFEVEQDNFFGTVPKGSNVRSLVLEMIISFLLMFVISGVATDNRSTGELAGIAIGMTILINVLLAGPVSGASMNPARSLGPAIVMNQYKGIWIYLVGPTVGTILGGFAYNLIRFTDKPLLELTQSSMLLRSLTRQR; this is encoded by the exons ATGTCAACTAAAGAAAACCGAGGTCTTGAAGAAGGAAGAAATCCTAAAGGTCAATATTCACCAAGGCGACATGAAGGTTCAGGCCTTTGTTCTTCGCCGGAGGTGGTTGTACTCACCCAAAAAGTCTTTGCAGAAACCGTGGGAAcgtattttttaatattcatagGTTGTGGTACATTTGTTGTGGACAAAAGATATGGTTCGATAATAACATTTCCTGGAATGTGTGTGGCTTGGGGTTTGATTATCATGGTCATGGTGTACTCCGTTGGACATATATCCGGGGCGCATCTTAATCCTTCTGTCACCATTACTTTTGCCATTTTTAGACAATTTCCATATAAACAG GTACCTTTATACATAGCAGCGCAATTGCTAGGATCAATTCTGGCAAGCGTGACATTATACATGTTATTTGAAGTCGAACAAGATAATTTTTTTGGGACGGTACCTAAGGGATCAAATGTTCGTTCGCTTGTTCTTGAGATGATAATATCCTTCCTCTTGATGTTTGTGATATCCGGTGTTGCCACAGATAATCGATCA ACAGGAGAATTGGCTGGAATCGCTATTGGAATGACCATACTTATAAATGTACTTCTCGCCGG GCCGGTATCAGGGGCTTCAATGAACCCGGCAAGGAGCCTTGGTCCAGCGATAGTAATGAACCAATACAAAGGAATATGGATTTACTTGGTTGGCCCAACGGTAGGCACAATTCTAGGAGGTTTTGCTTACAACTTAATTAGGTTCACCGATAAACCGCTTCTTGAGTTGACACAATCATCAATGCTTTTAAGAAGTCTTACAAGACAACGTTAG